From Sporosarcina sp. Marseille-Q4943, the proteins below share one genomic window:
- a CDS encoding YheC/YheD family protein: protein MKGIRGRYGQHRILETDSSLSMYLLETKLLSEATFYDLSEKYNFLMIKPLVGPQQVHITVNDNEIELKTGIEVLRFSSIEEAYDYLTTHICTRKYYVIQALPTNPSKLSHCRFTLHRKSPKVKWKIVHSTTVDENRFSDAHLFHIWKLNSSVTFVAKKLGAAFPGCHTIVVEVAIERAGKFWIADTILHERNSKWSQYHSLHLKRSLRAFLPATDLCTKQTLLAFLNTYPEVIIKPCVGQQGRGIVKIATTGEMNFEVHERRNRKCIEDFDQLFRYLLEEYLLQKDYIVQQRISLAELDGNPFDVRVITQIDEGSWIMTGQVVKVAAKDYFVSNRASKLLTLENALSESGNETSLEHCAKRIEKVCKKASKRLWRNIGKISIIGFDIGIDGKGEVWVIEGNYAPSLSMFYMFGNNEIHERISYYIRKHKKSG, encoded by the coding sequence GAAATACAATTTCCTTATGATCAAACCGTTAGTGGGGCCGCAACAAGTTCATATTACGGTAAATGATAATGAAATTGAATTAAAAACAGGGATTGAGGTTTTACGTTTTTCAAGCATAGAAGAAGCCTACGATTATTTGACAACGCATATTTGCACTAGAAAGTATTATGTCATTCAAGCTTTACCGACAAATCCATCAAAACTTAGCCATTGCCGTTTTACCCTTCACAGAAAATCCCCTAAAGTAAAATGGAAAATCGTCCATAGCACAACTGTAGATGAAAATAGGTTTTCGGATGCTCATTTATTCCATATATGGAAACTCAATAGTTCAGTAACATTTGTAGCGAAAAAGCTAGGTGCCGCTTTTCCTGGCTGCCATACAATCGTCGTCGAGGTCGCGATAGAAAGAGCCGGTAAGTTTTGGATTGCTGATACGATATTACATGAACGCAATAGCAAATGGAGCCAATACCATTCACTTCATCTAAAAAGATCTTTACGAGCATTCTTGCCAGCTACGGATTTATGTACTAAACAAACATTGCTTGCATTTTTGAATACCTATCCAGAGGTGATCATCAAGCCATGCGTAGGTCAACAGGGAAGAGGGATCGTAAAAATAGCAACAACCGGAGAAATGAATTTCGAGGTGCATGAGAGGCGAAACAGAAAGTGCATAGAAGACTTTGATCAGCTGTTCCGTTATTTACTTGAGGAGTATCTTTTACAAAAAGATTATATTGTTCAGCAAAGGATATCTCTTGCAGAACTAGATGGGAACCCGTTTGACGTACGAGTCATCACCCAAATTGATGAAGGAAGCTGGATTATGACAGGGCAGGTCGTGAAAGTCGCAGCGAAGGATTACTTTGTATCAAACAGGGCTAGCAAATTGCTCACATTGGAAAACGCCCTTTCTGAATCGGGCAATGAAACTTCACTTGAACATTGTGCCAAAAGGATTGAAAAGGTATGCAAAAAAGCTTCAAAGAGACTTTGGAGAAATATCGGTAAGATTTCGATTATTGGATTTGACATTGGAATCGATGGCAAAGGGGAAGTATGGGTGATCGAAGGGAATTATGCCCCATCCCTCTCTATGTTTTACATGTTTGGCAACAATGAAATCCACGAGAGGATTTCTTACTATATAAGGAAACATAAAAAGAGTGGCTGA